The Pungitius pungitius chromosome 10, fPunPun2.1, whole genome shotgun sequence genome has a window encoding:
- the LOC119229064 gene encoding trace amine-associated receptor 13c-like, which translates to PQLINTSCRKLIRPHLEATLIYILLSSISLLTVALNLLVIISISHFKQLHTPTNLLLLSLAVSDFFVGLFMIFRIMIIDGCWLLGDLMCSLWLIISSIIIGSSIGTMVLISVDRYVAICYPLHYFTKIQPKSIQVCVCLCWMFAALYNSLLLKNNLQQPGRYNSCIGECVVDIDYIVNLLDLIVSFLFPITVIIILYIRIFGVAVYQARAMRSHIAVVTTKVIVKKSEMKAARNLGVVVVVFLICVCPYFCFTLTSQNNVYTTSSVTIVIWLFYFNSCLNPLIYAILYPWFRKSIKVIFTLEILKPGSCRTNML; encoded by the exons ccacaactcatcaacacctcctgcaggaAGCTAATTCGTCCTCACTTAGAAGCAAcgttgatttacattttgttgtcctccatctctctgctcactgtagctctcaacctgctggtcatTATCTCTATCTCCCACTTCAA GCAGCTCCACACCCCCAccaaccttctcctcctctctctggccgtCTCAGATTTCTTCGTCGGCCTCTTCATGATCTTTCGAATAATGATAATAGACGGCTGCTGGTTGCTCggtgatctcatgtgttctctttggttAATAATATCATCCATTATTATCGGTTCCTCAATAGGAaccatggtgctcatatcagtggatcgatatgtggctatttgttatcCTCTGCATTACTTTACCAAAATCCAACCAAAAAGCattcaagtctgtgtttgtctgtgttggatgtttgctgctttataTAACAGTTTGCTACTGAAGAATAACCTGCAACAACCAGGCAGGTATAACTCCTGCATAGGAGAGTGTGTTGTTGACATTGACTACATCGTTAATCTTTTAGATCTAattgtttcattcctttttccCATCACTGTTATTATCATTctatatattagaatatttggggtggctgtgtatcaggctcgtgccatgcgGTCTCACATTGCAGTTGTGACAACGAAAGTAATcgttaaaaagtctgaaatgaaagcagccaggaatcttggtgttgttgtagttgtgtttctgatatgcGTTTGTCCATATTTTTGCTTCACTCTTACATCCCAAAATAACGTGTACACAACTTCATCTGTAACTATAGTTAtatggttgttttattttaactcctgtctcaaccctctgatctatgccattctctacccctggttcagaaaatcaattaaggtCATTTTTACACTTGAGATACTGAAGCCTGGTTCCTGTCGGACCAACATGCTTTAG